From one Oncorhynchus clarkii lewisi isolate Uvic-CL-2024 chromosome 6, UVic_Ocla_1.0, whole genome shotgun sequence genomic stretch:
- the LOC139411934 gene encoding protein FAM222A-like isoform X1, producing the protein MLACLQRRQNPPIPSSQHPLCASKALEPPQALSRKCELVVPMHSPRYPSVAELDAYAQKMQSSPLSIKIFPTNIRVPQHKHLNRTVNGFDTTGSQRYSPYPHLHTGGYTGLLAIVNASSSSSFGPTKGIIKNSEGRRTKLSPAQIAVAPYPPPSSSTLANGHGQMVYHTGSSKPPEALALSRSVPPNVTVAGSMIPVTGGRGLAQPLSQSNLPSIQSIIYQINQHCQAQALQQVCQGATSSTAPSTNPSPSKKGAGGVMGISSGSSGGGYVGSIAPQPNLVYTGAGLPLAAHSGEAMKAGVYSDSMDYILWQKQQQQQAVLRMYSGGSGGGGAISKSPESCGAPGGGGIMAKAQVLSSSSSSSSRPYHLTGGVGSGGCLDKVSSSPLNCMGMHGNFSVGQYFAPPWNSVLVTPDSDCYNPHQELLRTTTGGPATGGHREMGYHHHPHHHHHYPAMDSGSGGGLCCSLPSKSQLCNTSVLSSSLQSLEYLVNDIHPPCIKEQMLGKGYETVSVPRLLDHQHAHIRLPVYR; encoded by the coding sequence GTGAGCTGGTGGTTCCCATGCATTCTCCCCGCTACCCCAGTGTGGCTGAGCTGGATGCCTACGCCCAGAAGATGCAGAGCAGCCCGCTGTCCATCAAGATCTTCCCCACCAACATCAGGGTCCCCCAGCACAAGCACCTTAACCGGACTGTGAATGGCTTCGACACCACAGGTAGCCAGCGCTATAGCCCCTACCCACACCTCCACACCGGCGGCTACACAGGCCTCCTGGCCATTGTCAAtgcctcctcatcctcctccttcgGCCCCACTAAGGGCATCATCAAGAACTCGGAAGGAAGACGGACTAAGCTCTCCCCAGCCCAAATAGCTGTGGCCCCGTACCCGCCCCCTAGCAGTAGCACTTTAGCCAATGGCCACGGCCAGATGGTGTACCACACGGGGTCCTCGAAGCCCCCTGAAGCACTTGCCCTCTCCCGCTCGGTGCCCCCTAACGTCACTGTGGCCGGCTCTATGATCCCTGTGACAGGGGGGCGAGGCCTGGCCCAGCCCCTCTCCCAGTCCAATCTTCCCTCCATCCAGAGCATCATCTATCAGATAAACCAACACTGCCAGGCCCAGGCTCTGCAGCAGGTGTGCCAGGGGGCCACCTCCTCCACCGCACCTTCCACCAACCCCAGCCCCTCCAAGAAGGGTGCGGGGGGTGTCATGGGCATCTCCTCTGGCTCCTCGGGGGGTGGCTATGTGGGCAGCATTGCGCCCCAGCCTAACCTGGTGTACACAGGAGCGGGGCTGCCGCTGGCGGCCCACAGTGGCGAGGCCATGAAGGCCGGGGTGTACTCGGACAGTATGGACTACATCCTGTGGCagaaacaacagcaacaacaggcTGTGCTTCGCATGTACAGTGGGGGCAGCGGGGGAGGAGGGGCCATCAGTAAGTCCCCTGAAAGCTGTGGTGCCCCGGGGGGAGGAGGGATTATGGCCAAGGCCCAGGTGTTgtcgtcgtcctcctcctcctcctccagacccTACCACCTGACGGGGGGCGTTGGCAGTGGGGGGTGCCTGGACAAGGTCAGCTCCTCCCCTCTGAACTGCATGGGGATGCATGGCAACTTCTCTGTGGGCCAATACTTTGCCCCGCCCTGGAACAGCGTGCTGGTCACCCCTGACAGTGACTGTTACAACCCCCACCAGGAGCttctgaggaccaccacaggaggACCAGCTACGGGGGGCCACAGGGAGATgggctaccaccaccacccccaccaccatcaccactaccccGCCATGGACAGCGGGAGTGGGGGAGGCCTGTGCTGCAGCCTGCCCAGTAAGAGCCAGCTGTGCAACACATCGGTGCTGAGCAGCAGCCTGCAGTCTCTGGAGTACCTGGTCAACGACATCCACCCTCCCTGCATTAAAGAGCAGATGTTGGGCAAAGGCTACGAGACTGTGTCGGTGCCACGGCTGTTGGACCACCAGCATGCCCACATCCGCCTCCCGGTTTACAGATAG
- the LOC139411934 gene encoding protein FAM222A-like isoform X2: MHSPRYPSVAELDAYAQKMQSSPLSIKIFPTNIRVPQHKHLNRTVNGFDTTGSQRYSPYPHLHTGGYTGLLAIVNASSSSSFGPTKGIIKNSEGRRTKLSPAQIAVAPYPPPSSSTLANGHGQMVYHTGSSKPPEALALSRSVPPNVTVAGSMIPVTGGRGLAQPLSQSNLPSIQSIIYQINQHCQAQALQQVCQGATSSTAPSTNPSPSKKGAGGVMGISSGSSGGGYVGSIAPQPNLVYTGAGLPLAAHSGEAMKAGVYSDSMDYILWQKQQQQQAVLRMYSGGSGGGGAISKSPESCGAPGGGGIMAKAQVLSSSSSSSSRPYHLTGGVGSGGCLDKVSSSPLNCMGMHGNFSVGQYFAPPWNSVLVTPDSDCYNPHQELLRTTTGGPATGGHREMGYHHHPHHHHHYPAMDSGSGGGLCCSLPSKSQLCNTSVLSSSLQSLEYLVNDIHPPCIKEQMLGKGYETVSVPRLLDHQHAHIRLPVYR; the protein is encoded by the coding sequence ATGCATTCTCCCCGCTACCCCAGTGTGGCTGAGCTGGATGCCTACGCCCAGAAGATGCAGAGCAGCCCGCTGTCCATCAAGATCTTCCCCACCAACATCAGGGTCCCCCAGCACAAGCACCTTAACCGGACTGTGAATGGCTTCGACACCACAGGTAGCCAGCGCTATAGCCCCTACCCACACCTCCACACCGGCGGCTACACAGGCCTCCTGGCCATTGTCAAtgcctcctcatcctcctccttcgGCCCCACTAAGGGCATCATCAAGAACTCGGAAGGAAGACGGACTAAGCTCTCCCCAGCCCAAATAGCTGTGGCCCCGTACCCGCCCCCTAGCAGTAGCACTTTAGCCAATGGCCACGGCCAGATGGTGTACCACACGGGGTCCTCGAAGCCCCCTGAAGCACTTGCCCTCTCCCGCTCGGTGCCCCCTAACGTCACTGTGGCCGGCTCTATGATCCCTGTGACAGGGGGGCGAGGCCTGGCCCAGCCCCTCTCCCAGTCCAATCTTCCCTCCATCCAGAGCATCATCTATCAGATAAACCAACACTGCCAGGCCCAGGCTCTGCAGCAGGTGTGCCAGGGGGCCACCTCCTCCACCGCACCTTCCACCAACCCCAGCCCCTCCAAGAAGGGTGCGGGGGGTGTCATGGGCATCTCCTCTGGCTCCTCGGGGGGTGGCTATGTGGGCAGCATTGCGCCCCAGCCTAACCTGGTGTACACAGGAGCGGGGCTGCCGCTGGCGGCCCACAGTGGCGAGGCCATGAAGGCCGGGGTGTACTCGGACAGTATGGACTACATCCTGTGGCagaaacaacagcaacaacaggcTGTGCTTCGCATGTACAGTGGGGGCAGCGGGGGAGGAGGGGCCATCAGTAAGTCCCCTGAAAGCTGTGGTGCCCCGGGGGGAGGAGGGATTATGGCCAAGGCCCAGGTGTTgtcgtcgtcctcctcctcctcctccagacccTACCACCTGACGGGGGGCGTTGGCAGTGGGGGGTGCCTGGACAAGGTCAGCTCCTCCCCTCTGAACTGCATGGGGATGCATGGCAACTTCTCTGTGGGCCAATACTTTGCCCCGCCCTGGAACAGCGTGCTGGTCACCCCTGACAGTGACTGTTACAACCCCCACCAGGAGCttctgaggaccaccacaggaggACCAGCTACGGGGGGCCACAGGGAGATgggctaccaccaccacccccaccaccatcaccactaccccGCCATGGACAGCGGGAGTGGGGGAGGCCTGTGCTGCAGCCTGCCCAGTAAGAGCCAGCTGTGCAACACATCGGTGCTGAGCAGCAGCCTGCAGTCTCTGGAGTACCTGGTCAACGACATCCACCCTCCCTGCATTAAAGAGCAGATGTTGGGCAAAGGCTACGAGACTGTGTCGGTGCCACGGCTGTTGGACCACCAGCATGCCCACATCCGCCTCCCGGTTTACAGATAG